The window CAGTCAGCTGCTGATAGTGTTATTCAGTTGGGATCAGAGGAACCAGATACAGTATCTGACCCTTTTCTATTCAGGAACACCACAATGAGATTTTAACCACTTGCAGGGGCTTAGAATGCCCAAACCCATTCAAAAGGCACTACAatttttctcattttattttaatcttattttattttattttattttattttattttattttaacacagAGATGTGTTTTAGGGTTCTACTATATGTGAGGTATGTGTAATGTAGGACCTACCAGCTAGAAGACAAAAATTAAGTGTGGGATGTCTGCATATTTCATTAGGGAATATTTCTTCTTTAAGGTACCGGTAATCAAAATGCAAAGACTGACAGTGCTTGAGTTTCAGCAAATGCAGCCTTTTCATTCTTGCATGGCAACCTGCACATGCCACTGCCCCTTTTAAACATAGCTGTGAAAGGATCCTCAGCCATCTCCTGCTTGGTACCCACACTTGGCAATACAGAGTGCTTTCTAATCATTTCTAATTCAGTAGCGTCGGCAACAGGTTAGTAGCCATAATCAGGAGAGTGCAATATAGAATTTTTACCCGCTCTGTTTCAATTTCATTGTTAAGGATTCATGGTTAACAATTCATTGTACGTTTTCTTAGTTACATGTGCAGTGTAATTCTAAGCATATTTACTCTGCTAGATTCTTatcatttttttcctgctttatgtggtaatttttattttatatgtgctttatgttaaaatgaaaagaaatgagtgagcaCACTAACTTGTTTTGTAATATTTGAGATGCTTGTCTACATGTATACGGTATATAGATATAATAGTTTGGAATCTATTGACACATAGTTTTAATTAATGTAAGTCTATAGTATGCAGTACAATTATAAAATGTTATTGATAATTAATGCTAACAAACATCATTACATACACAAGAGTCTTGTGGGGAGTTTACTTTCTGTTTCTAATATACTTTACATGCACACCCTTTCAAAAGTCTACTGCATCCACAGCTATTACTACTTTTTCATCTCAGAAATCTTACTCTTAAATTTAAAAGTCTTAGCTATTACAAAATTATATATGTGGTTACCAAAGCGAATTTTTAAGGAAGTTCTGCATGAGAGTAACTAAAACTAAGATCATGTAAAAATGTTATCTGTGTTGACAGGATTTGTTAactttaagctgcaatcctattcactCACTGAACTCAAATGGAAgttacttctgagcagaaatatatattaaTTGTTAATCTTATTAAGATGCATTCTGGAATGGTGACTTGGGATTTCTGAATTATCTTGAAAAGAATGTCCTTGTTTTGTCTCTGAAGTACTCTCATTCACACTTGAATCCACATGAAGCCGCTTACAAATCAGTTGAAGTACAGTTTTCCGGACACTTCTGGACATTAAGAAATACATAACTGGATCTAAGCAGCTGTTAAATGATGAGAAGACTAGTGTAATCTCATTGTATTTGTGAATGATCTGTTGCCAGTAACAAGGGGTTTTTTGTAGTTGTGAAGTGATATAAATTAATCTGAATATATGATAAGGAACAAAGCATAATGTGAAAATGATAAGTACTATGAAAGATTTCCTTGCAATGGCAACATATGTTCTAGTATTAGGAAAACTTGTTCTCTTCTTGGAAATTTTCAGAAGATTATTTGCAATTTTAACATACGACAGAATCAGTAGAATGaaaacaatccaaaatattaTAACAAGAATATAATTAACACCTGCTTCCATTTTGGCATTTTGCTTTTCTCTGTAATGGAAACATTTTGATGAATGTTTATCTTCCTTCCTGGTAGACTGAACAACCATCAGTATAAATCCCATTATTGCAACTGTCC of the Lacerta agilis isolate rLacAgi1 chromosome 4, rLacAgi1.pri, whole genome shotgun sequence genome contains:
- the LOC117045770 gene encoding probable G-protein coupled receptor 34, yielding MHKKTPEKNMNFSLAENETGKNSTEMTVTYCDTEEKSLSLTLLFSYSVIFVIGLVGNITALYVFLGIPCKKNSIHVYLLNVAIADLLLIFCLPFRMFYHIAQNKWLLGLIFCKIIGNLFYMNMYISIVLLGLISWDRYVKINKSIQRPRVLTARQSIYLCCTLWTVAIMGFILMVVQSTRKEDKHSSKCFHYREKQNAKMEAGVNYILVIIFWIVFILLILSYVKIANNLLKISKKRTSFPNTRTYVAIARKSFIVLIIFTLCFVPYHIFRLIYITSQLQKTPCYWQQIIHKYNEITLVFSSFNSCLDPVMYFLMSRSVRKTVLQLICKRLHVDSSVNESTSETKQGHSFQDNSEIPSHHSRMHLNKINN